The genomic window AGACGTCGGGCGCGTTCTTGCCCAGGTAGTCGGCGAAGTTCTTCGTCGTACCCGAGTCGTCCGAACGGTGGACGGCGGTGATGGCCGTGGAGGGGAGCTTCGCGTCGGGGTTCAGAGCGACGATCGCCGGGTCGTCCCAGCTGGTGATCTGACCCGCGAAGATCTTCGCGATGGTCGAGGCGTCGAGGTTGAGCTCGTCGACACCCTCGATGTTGAAGATGACTGCGATGGGGGAGATGTAGACCGGGAGGTCGATCGCCTTGGTGTCCGCTGCGCATGCGGCGAAGGTGCTCGTGAGCTCCTCGTCGGACAGCGCCGAGTCGGAACCGGCGAACTGCACACCGCCGGCGATGAACGCCTTGCGGCCGGCGCCGGAGCCGTCGGGGGAGTAGTTGATGGTGACGTCCGGGTTGGCCGTCTGGAAGGCGGCGACCCAGGCTTCCTGGGCGCTGCCCTGCGACGATGCGCCGCTACCGGCCAGGCTGCCCTTGAGGTCGCTGGCGGCTGCGCTCGTGGCTGTGGCGCCGCCTTCGTTGGCCGCACAGGAGGTCAGTGCGACGGCTGCGACTGCTGCTACGACCGCGACGCGGCCGAAACGTGAGAACTTCACAGGGATGTCCATTCATTGGTGTGGGTGCGAGCCGGTGCTGGCTCGTCAGTGACGCTAACCATGCGGCATGACGAGCATCCCCCGTGATGGTAAACAACGGGTGAACGGATATCGACGGATTCATGGCGTCCGACGTGGCGACGCCGCGAATGCACCACGAACGGCCCCTGTTCAGGGGGGGGCGATCGGATGGGTCAGACGCGGGGTTCGTGCGTCTCGATCGCGATGATGCCGGAGCTCGGATTCGTCCGGGAGAGGTGCACGATGGAGAACGCCCCGGTCTCGAGTGCGGCGGCGCTCCCGAGGTAGGAGCCTCGGGTGGACCCGGTGGCGAGCGCGATCTCGTGCAGGATCTCGGGGAGGACCGGCCCGTGGCTGCAGAGGATGGCCGTCTTGAGCGCCCGGACACGGCGACCGACGACCCGGCGGACGTCGGATTCGCCCCGCTCGTAGGCGTCCTGGCTGATGAGGTCGGAGCGTTTGGGCTCGATGCCCGCGGCCGCGGCGATCGGGCTGACGGTGCTGACGCAGCGCACGGCCGTGCTCGTCACGATCTTGCGGGGGCCGAAGGCCAGCAGGGTCGGGACGTTCCCCGCGGCCTGCTTGACCCCGCGCGGCGCCAGTGGCCTGGTCGCGTCCTCGCCGGACCATTCCGAGGGCGACGTGGCCTTCCCGTGGCGCATCGCGATGAGGGCGAAGGTCGCGGTGACACCTTCGTCGACCAGCGCGGCGAAGGCGTCGAGGATCTCCACGTCGCGCTCGTAGCTGAGGTAGCTCCGTGCCCGTTTGACGGTGACCCACTCCAGGGCTGCGACCTCGCCGTTCGGGATGAACGTGCTCTCGCGGACGGCCTGGTCGGTGACCTCCGCGGACCAGTAGTGGACGATCTTCTCGCGACCGCTCGACAGGGGGTACGTGGAGACGCCGAGCGGCACACCGAGGTGGACGCTCAGGCCGGTCTCCTCTTTGATCTCCCGCACGGCCGTCTGCGCGAGCGTCTCCCCGGGATCGACCTTGCCCTTGGGGATCGTGACGTCGCCGTACACCGTCCGGTGGATGACGAGGAGGTGGACCTTGCCGTCGATGAGGCGCCAGCACACGGCACCGGCTGCGTAGATTGCCGTCGTCGTCATAGTCACTGCCTCGTCGTGTCGTGGTGCTCGGGTGGGTCGCGCTGCGGAGTCGTCAGCGACGGTTCCTCGGCCGGCGGCGGGCCGCGGTCTCGAGCATGAGGGAGTCTTGCAGATCCGTGAGCGGTCGTCCGTCAGCGTCGACCGCGTGGCGCGTCCAGATGCCGTCGGCGTCGAGCCACCACGACGACGTCTGCTCGTCGAGTGCCTGCTCGAACATCGCGGCGGTCGCCTCGAGGTGCTTGGGGTCGGTGAGCCTGACGAGCGCCTCGACGCGGCGGTCGAGGTTGCGGTGCATCATGTCGGCACTGCCGATGAACACGTGCGGGTCGCCGTCGTTGTGGAACGAGAAGATGCGCGAGTGTTCGAGGTAGCGCCCGAGGATGGAGCGCACGCGGATCGTCTCGCTCATCCCCGGCTGGCCGGGCTTCAGCGCGCAGATCCCGCGGACCCACAGGTCGACCGGGACCCCCGCCTGGCTGGCTCGGTAGAGCGCGTCGATGATCGCCTCGTCCACCATCGAGTTGACCTTGATGCGGATCCCGGACGGCTTGCCCTCCTCGGCGTTCGTGCGCTCCTGCTCGATGTGCTTGAGGAGGCCCTTGCGCAGGTGGCGCGGCGCGACGAGGAGGCGCTTGAACTTCTTCTCGATCGCGTAGCCGGACAGCTCGTTGAAGAGGCGGGTGAGGTCCTTACCGACCTGGTCGTCGGCCGTGAAGAGACCGAGGTCCTCGTAGATGCGGCTCGTCTTCGGGTTGTAGTTGCCCGTGCCGATGTGGCTGTAGTGGCGCAGGACCCCGCGCTCCTGTCGGACGACGAGCGCGAGCTTGCAGTGCGTCTTCAGTCCGACGAGGCCGTAGACGACGTGGACGCCGGCCTTCTCGAGCTTCCTGGCCCAGGAGATGTTGTTCTGCTCATCGAACCGGGCCTTGATCTCGACCAGCGCGAGGACCTGCTTGCCGGCCTCCGCCGCGTCGATGAGTGCTTCGACGATGGGGCTGTCGCCCGAGGTCCGGTACAGGGTCTGCTTGATCGCGAGCACGTGCGGGTCGGCGGCGGCCTGCTCGATGAACGCCTGCACGCTCGTGGCGAAGGACTCGTACGGGTGGTGGACCAGGACGTCCTCACGGGCGATCGACCGGAAGAGGTCGGGCTTGCCGTTCGGTTCGTCGGGCTGGAACTGCAGCGCCGTGGTCGGTACCCGCTTCGGGTACTGGAGGTCCGGACGGTCGATGCCGGCGAGGCTGAAGAGGCCGCCGAGGTCGAGCGGCGATGGCAGGCGGTAGACCT from Plantibacter flavus includes these protein-coding regions:
- the pstS gene encoding phosphate ABC transporter substrate-binding protein PstS; the encoded protein is MKFSRFGRVAVVAAVAAVALTSCAANEGGATATSAAASDLKGSLAGSGASSQGSAQEAWVAAFQTANPDVTINYSPDGSGAGRKAFIAGGVQFAGSDSALSDEELTSTFAACAADTKAIDLPVYISPIAVIFNIEGVDELNLDASTIAKIFAGQITSWDDPAIVALNPDAKLPSTAITAVHRSDDSGTTKNFADYLGKNAPDVWTAEPADTFPFQSGEGAKGTSGVVDTVKGGTGTIGYADASKAGDLGVAKIKVGEEFVEYSAEGAAAVVEGSPLVEGREANDIAIKLDRETTDATHYPIVLVSYLIACQEYADPKVADLVKAYAGYIASDAGQEEAAKSAGAAPLSADLAKKVQDAIATIK
- a CDS encoding NUDIX hydrolase gives rise to the protein MTTTAIYAAGAVCWRLIDGKVHLLVIHRTVYGDVTIPKGKVDPGETLAQTAVREIKEETGLSVHLGVPLGVSTYPLSSGREKIVHYWSAEVTDQAVRESTFIPNGEVAALEWVTVKRARSYLSYERDVEILDAFAALVDEGVTATFALIAMRHGKATSPSEWSGEDATRPLAPRGVKQAAGNVPTLLAFGPRKIVTSTAVRCVSTVSPIAAAAGIEPKRSDLISQDAYERGESDVRRVVGRRVRALKTAILCSHGPVLPEILHEIALATGSTRGSYLGSAAALETGAFSIVHLSRTNPSSGIIAIETHEPRV
- a CDS encoding RNA degradosome polyphosphate kinase yields the protein MPADPTVLDVGLDGDEEDFDPAFERNDPALPEHRYLDRELSWLAFNQRVLELAEDPALPVLERANFLAIFASNLDEFFMVRVAGLKRRILTGLAVPTNVGNAPADVLSEISQQAHVLQERHARAWHDLVRPDLAERGVTVVTWDSLDAADREYLSEYFSNQVFPVLMPLAVDPAHPFPYISGLSLNLAVRVRNTRTGREEFARLKVPQMMPRFVRVGPAERRSASLDTAPSVRYIALEEVIANHLGHLFPGMEIVDHHVFRVTRNEDMVIEEDETENLIQALEKELLRRRFGPPIRLEITDDMDDVTLGLLVRELDITEQEVYRLPSPLDLGGLFSLAGIDRPDLQYPKRVPTTALQFQPDEPNGKPDLFRSIAREDVLVHHPYESFATSVQAFIEQAAADPHVLAIKQTLYRTSGDSPIVEALIDAAEAGKQVLALVEIKARFDEQNNISWARKLEKAGVHVVYGLVGLKTHCKLALVVRQERGVLRHYSHIGTGNYNPKTSRIYEDLGLFTADDQVGKDLTRLFNELSGYAIEKKFKRLLVAPRHLRKGLLKHIEQERTNAEEGKPSGIRIKVNSMVDEAIIDALYRASQAGVPVDLWVRGICALKPGQPGMSETIRVRSILGRYLEHSRIFSFHNDGDPHVFIGSADMMHRNLDRRVEALVRLTDPKHLEATAAMFEQALDEQTSSWWLDADGIWTRHAVDADGRPLTDLQDSLMLETAARRRPRNRR